The following coding sequences lie in one Kamptonema formosum PCC 6407 genomic window:
- a CDS encoding NblA/ycf18 family protein: protein MNQPIELSLEQQFSLCSFQTQVNQMSREQAQEFLIKLYEQMMLRETMYRHFLKHQWGLEPNPGLE, encoded by the coding sequence ATGAACCAGCCCATAGAACTCTCTTTGGAACAACAATTCAGCCTGTGCTCTTTCCAAACACAGGTTAACCAAATGAGTCGCGAACAAGCTCAGGAGTTTTTAATCAAGCTCTACGAACAGATGATGCTGCGAGAAACTATGTATCGCCATTTTCTAAAACACCAGTGGGGTCTAGAGCCCAACCCTGGACTTGAGTAA
- a CDS encoding serine/threonine protein kinase has protein sequence MNLTPGTVLQDGKYRIDDILGIGGFGITYRATHTYLAQTVVLKTLNESLYQHPDFEKFQAQFVAEAKRLSWCQHPNIVRMLDFFDEAGLSFIVMDYIPGQTLAQLVESGQPLPETEALHYIGQIASALSTLHQSGLVHRDIKPENIIRRSGTGLVMLIDFGIAREFTSGMKQTHTSFLSPGYAPIEQYLFQGEEKKGDNFSSFNSSSSGLGKTQIANQLTPASDIYGLAATFYYLLAGEAPVAAPLRDRIPLFPLRQFQSQLSPAIEQTILRGLEMDARNRPQTIEDWLAFLEAQQLLERKKKLAENAELPVLPSSSFILFLFVFTAALAGWIGFDLARRYSGTIAMNKQFPGDRSLMLFENSLHPEFRSQDPSAPLFGEPSVESRPTVSLQLHKPPKGNSESLTEQPNTASAPTIESSPTPVPKSFEPKLEPELEPKPEPKPEQVESFAPEPEPEQAQPYTPEPQREFPSEAAIAPKPAPVPEVAPLPPEPPQPSEPPAAIAPPADAPLFPEAPLEPALEPSPQPEPEPELLPPSSEENSADSSVRSQGPQDLVPTVPFPEPASN, from the coding sequence ATGAACTTAACGCCAGGAACAGTCCTTCAAGACGGCAAATACAGGATAGACGACATTTTGGGTATAGGAGGGTTCGGGATTACCTACCGAGCCACCCACACCTATCTCGCTCAAACAGTCGTACTCAAAACCCTGAACGAAAGCCTGTATCAACACCCTGATTTTGAGAAATTTCAGGCGCAATTTGTTGCAGAAGCCAAGCGTCTTTCCTGGTGTCAGCATCCTAACATCGTGCGGATGCTAGACTTTTTTGACGAAGCAGGGTTGTCTTTTATTGTCATGGACTATATTCCTGGCCAAACTCTAGCTCAATTGGTAGAATCGGGTCAGCCCTTACCAGAAACCGAAGCCCTGCACTACATTGGGCAAATTGCCTCCGCTCTAAGTACGCTTCACCAAAGCGGCTTAGTACACCGAGATATCAAACCAGAAAACATTATCCGGCGATCGGGGACTGGGTTAGTGATGCTGATTGATTTCGGCATTGCCCGCGAGTTTACCTCCGGTATGAAGCAAACCCACACCAGTTTTCTATCGCCTGGGTACGCGCCAATTGAGCAGTATCTCTTCCAAGGAGAGGAGAAAAAGGGGGATAACTTTTCCAGCTTCAATTCATCGAGCTCAGGTTTAGGGAAAACCCAAATCGCCAATCAGTTGACTCCAGCCAGCGATATCTACGGTTTGGCTGCCACCTTTTACTACTTGCTGGCGGGGGAAGCGCCTGTGGCGGCTCCCCTACGCGATCGCATTCCCCTATTTCCCTTGCGCCAATTCCAATCCCAACTTAGTCCAGCCATTGAGCAAACTATTCTGCGAGGCCTGGAAATGGATGCTCGCAACCGCCCCCAGACAATAGAAGATTGGCTGGCTTTTTTGGAGGCGCAGCAGTTATTAGAAAGGAAGAAAAAGCTAGCAGAAAATGCCGAATTACCTGTTTTACCTTCTTCATCCTTTATTCTGTTCCTGTTTGTGTTTACGGCAGCGCTAGCTGGTTGGATCGGTTTTGACTTGGCGCGTCGTTATAGTGGCACGATCGCTATGAACAAGCAGTTTCCAGGGGATCGTTCCTTAATGCTCTTTGAGAATTCCCTGCACCCAGAATTTCGCAGTCAAGATCCCTCTGCGCCTTTATTCGGTGAACCCTCTGTCGAGAGCCGCCCTACAGTCTCTCTGCAATTGCATAAACCTCCGAAAGGCAACTCTGAAAGCCTTACGGAGCAACCAAATACTGCATCTGCCCCCACTATCGAATCCTCCCCAACACCAGTTCCTAAATCTTTTGAGCCTAAACTCGAGCCTGAGCTTGAGCCTAAACCTGAGCCTAAACCTGAGCAGGTAGAATCATTTGCTCCTGAACCTGAGCCTGAGCAGGCGCAACCCTATACTCCTGAACCTCAACGGGAATTTCCGTCAGAAGCTGCGATTGCCCCTAAACCTGCACCAGTTCCAGAAGTTGCACCTTTACCACCAGAGCCGCCTCAGCCCTCTGAGCCACCAGCCGCGATCGCTCCCCCTGCTGATGCTCCTTTATTTCCAGAAGCTCCGCTAGAGCCTGCCTTAGAACCCAGTCCGCAGCCGGAGCCAGAGCCGGAACTGTTGCCGCCAAGCTCGGAGGAGAATAGTGCAGACAGTTCTGTGCGATCGCAGGGCCCGCAAGATTTGGTGCCGACTGTTCCCTTCCCAGAACCTGCCTCCAACTAA
- a CDS encoding GUN4 domain-containing protein yields the protein MIDSTTTSTPEASPNITELSSKLRSGSEKNQLQLLQQIAEGSLDVLMEFLLERKLSPPTMVDGKAYQILYNANLPKAADFLQTHFPTGVVPLRSHSGIDYTLLQQLLAKQEFQEADRLTLEKMCELAGETAIKRKWLYFTQIESLPAADLQTINLLWLVHSEGKFGFSVQREIWLAVGKNWDKFWPQIGWKQGNNWTRYPNEFIWDLSAPRGHLPLSNQLRGKQPFAALLSHPVWLG from the coding sequence ATGATTGACTCGACTACTACCTCTACGCCAGAAGCATCGCCGAATATAACAGAACTCAGTTCTAAATTAAGGTCTGGTTCCGAAAAAAATCAACTGCAACTGCTGCAACAGATAGCCGAGGGCAGTTTGGATGTGTTAATGGAATTTTTACTAGAGCGTAAGCTATCACCTCCGACGATGGTGGATGGTAAGGCTTACCAAATTTTGTATAACGCTAATTTGCCGAAGGCGGCAGACTTTCTCCAGACTCATTTTCCTACAGGTGTCGTACCGTTGCGATCGCATTCTGGGATTGATTACACTTTGTTACAACAATTGCTAGCTAAGCAGGAATTTCAAGAAGCCGATCGCTTGACATTGGAAAAGATGTGTGAATTAGCCGGAGAGACGGCGATCAAGAGAAAGTGGTTGTATTTTACTCAGATTGAAAGTTTACCGGCGGCAGATTTGCAAACAATTAATCTGCTATGGCTAGTTCACTCAGAGGGTAAGTTTGGCTTTTCAGTACAGCGGGAAATTTGGCTAGCTGTGGGCAAAAATTGGGATAAGTTTTGGCCGCAAATTGGGTGGAAGCAGGGGAATAATTGGACTCGTTACCCAAATGAGTTTATCTGGGATTTGAGTGCTCCGAGAGGGCATTTGCCGCTGTCAAATCAGTTGCGAGGAAAACAACCGTTTGCGGCTTTATTGTCACATCCAGTGTGGTTGGGATAG
- the hpsJ-B gene encoding hormogonium polysaccharide biosynthesis protein HpsJ, with protein MKATNSRQISSMAARTLKVVGIILILSAVFDCLILSIPNESSDFLTRGWQIALTTQVVDRGILPMTGIALLFTGFWVDSSSGIVHEPRNIGLDLRFWAILFSSLVGLFYLLVVPVHLNNTRLEVTESLAQIDREATAAENQLNAQLSSDQFKTQIEQLKSQRRSQITSVLGDEQKLQEVLQNPQTPPELKKLLQEAKSNPKALETFLDQQAQSLPTQAIKEITTRKQQKEKEIRTRSRNSSLQTGINSLLLAIGYITIGWTGLRSMGILRAGRRKA; from the coding sequence ATGAAAGCAACTAATAGCCGTCAAATTTCCTCTATGGCCGCTCGGACTTTAAAAGTAGTCGGTATTATATTGATTTTGTCCGCCGTATTCGACTGCTTAATCCTGTCGATTCCCAACGAATCCTCTGATTTTCTCACTAGAGGCTGGCAAATTGCCTTAACAACTCAAGTAGTTGACCGAGGAATTCTGCCCATGACAGGTATTGCCCTTCTATTTACAGGTTTTTGGGTTGACAGCAGTTCGGGAATTGTCCATGAACCCCGCAACATTGGCCTCGACCTCAGATTTTGGGCAATCTTGTTTTCCAGCTTAGTCGGGCTATTCTACCTGCTGGTAGTTCCCGTCCACCTCAACAATACTCGCCTAGAAGTCACAGAAAGTCTTGCTCAGATCGATCGCGAAGCCACCGCCGCCGAAAATCAACTTAATGCCCAGCTTAGCAGCGATCAATTCAAAACTCAGATCGAACAACTCAAAAGCCAACGCCGCAGCCAAATCACCAGCGTACTTGGCGACGAACAAAAATTGCAGGAGGTACTCCAGAACCCACAAACCCCACCAGAGTTAAAAAAATTACTTCAAGAGGCTAAAAGTAACCCCAAAGCCCTGGAAACATTTCTCGACCAGCAAGCCCAATCTCTGCCAACCCAGGCGATTAAAGAGATTACCACCCGCAAACAGCAAAAAGAAAAAGAGATCAGAACGCGATCGCGTAACTCCAGCCTACAAACTGGTATTAACAGTTTACTCTTAGCGATCGGCTACATTACTATTGGCTGGACTGGATTAAGAAGTATGGGGATTTTGCGAGCCGGTCGTCGCAAAGCTTAA
- the dxs gene encoding 1-deoxy-D-xylulose-5-phosphate synthase, translating to MHLSELTHPNQLHGLSINQLQQIARQIREKHLETVATSGGHLGPGLGVVELTIALYQTLDLDRDKVLWDVGHQAYPHKLLTGRYDRFHTLRQKDGVAGYLKRCESKFDHFGAGHASTSISAGLGMALARDMKGENFKVVAVIGDGALTGGMALEAINHAGHLPKTNLLVVLNDNEMSISPNVGAIPRYLNKMRLSAPVQFLKDNLEEQFKHIPFVGETFTPEMERLKEGMKRLAVPKVGAVIEELGFTYMGPVDGHNLEELIATFKQAHTIQGPVLVHVVTVKGKGYAIAEKDQVGYHAQNPFNLATGKAIPSNRPKPPAYSKVFAHALIKLAEDNPKIVAITAAMATGTGLDKFQEKLPKQYIDVGIAEQHAVTCAAGLACEGIRPVVAIYSTFLQRAYDQIVHDVCIQKLPVFFCLDRAGIVGADGPTHQGMYDISYLRCLPNMVLMAPKDEAELQRMIVTGINHTSGPIAMRYPRGNGYGVPLMEEGWEELPIGKGEILRQGDDVLMLGYGSMVQPAMQAAEILSEHGIEATVVNARFAKPLDEELILPLAHKIGRVITLEEGCVMGGFGSAVAESLLDRDIAAKVIRIGVPDVLVDHATPEQSFTELGLNPAQIAERVRASFSSKLSTVSV from the coding sequence ATGCACCTGAGCGAACTGACTCATCCGAATCAACTGCACGGTCTATCCATTAACCAATTGCAGCAGATTGCGCGGCAAATTCGAGAAAAACATTTAGAAACAGTAGCGACTAGCGGCGGCCACCTCGGTCCCGGATTAGGAGTCGTCGAACTAACGATCGCACTTTACCAGACTCTAGACCTCGATCGCGATAAAGTCCTCTGGGATGTCGGCCACCAAGCCTACCCTCACAAATTGCTAACCGGTCGCTACGATCGCTTTCATACTCTACGCCAAAAAGACGGCGTTGCCGGCTACCTCAAACGCTGCGAAAGTAAATTCGACCATTTCGGTGCCGGTCACGCTTCCACCAGCATCTCCGCCGGTTTAGGTATGGCCCTCGCGCGGGACATGAAAGGCGAAAACTTTAAAGTTGTAGCCGTAATTGGTGACGGCGCATTAACTGGTGGTATGGCCCTAGAAGCCATCAACCACGCCGGCCACTTGCCGAAAACTAACTTATTAGTCGTTCTCAACGACAACGAAATGTCAATTTCGCCCAATGTCGGCGCAATCCCCCGGTATCTCAACAAAATGCGCCTCAGCGCACCAGTTCAGTTTCTCAAGGATAATCTAGAGGAACAATTCAAGCACATTCCCTTCGTTGGCGAGACTTTCACCCCAGAAATGGAACGGCTAAAAGAAGGGATGAAACGGTTAGCAGTACCGAAAGTTGGCGCTGTCATTGAAGAATTGGGCTTTACTTATATGGGGCCAGTGGACGGCCACAATTTGGAAGAATTGATTGCGACTTTCAAACAAGCACATACAATACAAGGGCCCGTATTGGTTCATGTCGTGACAGTGAAGGGCAAAGGATATGCGATCGCAGAAAAAGACCAAGTAGGCTATCATGCCCAAAACCCCTTTAACTTAGCCACTGGCAAAGCCATACCCTCCAACAGACCCAAGCCTCCCGCCTACTCAAAAGTCTTTGCCCACGCCCTGATCAAACTAGCAGAAGATAACCCCAAAATTGTTGCTATTACTGCGGCAATGGCAACGGGAACTGGCCTGGATAAATTTCAGGAAAAACTGCCTAAACAATACATCGACGTTGGCATCGCCGAACAACACGCCGTTACTTGTGCCGCTGGATTAGCCTGCGAAGGAATTAGACCCGTTGTCGCCATTTATTCTACCTTTTTGCAAAGAGCCTATGACCAAATAGTTCACGATGTTTGCATCCAAAAGTTACCAGTTTTCTTCTGTTTAGACCGGGCAGGAATCGTCGGTGCCGACGGCCCAACTCATCAGGGAATGTACGATATTTCTTACTTGCGGTGTTTGCCAAATATGGTATTAATGGCACCAAAAGACGAAGCCGAATTGCAGCGGATGATTGTTACTGGTATTAATCATACTTCCGGCCCGATTGCGATGCGTTATCCTCGTGGCAATGGTTACGGCGTTCCCCTGATGGAAGAAGGATGGGAAGAATTGCCCATTGGTAAAGGTGAAATTCTGCGCCAAGGCGACGACGTACTCATGCTTGGTTATGGATCGATGGTACAACCAGCAATGCAGGCGGCTGAGATTTTGAGCGAACATGGTATTGAAGCAACAGTCGTAAATGCGCGTTTTGCTAAGCCTTTGGATGAGGAATTAATATTACCTCTAGCTCACAAGATTGGGCGGGTTATAACTTTGGAAGAAGGCTGTGTAATGGGCGGCTTTGGTTCAGCAGTAGCGGAATCTTTATTAGATCGAGATATTGCAGCCAAGGTGATCCGAATTGGTGTACCTGATGTGTTAGTAGATCACGCTACTCCCGAACAATCTTTTACAGAATTGGGTCTGAATCCAGCTCAAATTGCAGAGCGCGTGCGGGCAAGTTTCAGCTCGAAGTTATCAACAGTTAGCGTCTAG
- a CDS encoding adenylyltransferase/cytidyltransferase family protein yields the protein MISGVYTLTELEDAIAADPLLWRPLVFTNGCFDIIHAGHVRYLQAAKALGRSLVVGLNSDASVQAIKPQQLGSPSRPIVPERQRAEVLAALKPVAAVVIFADPTANKLIERLKPNIYVKGGDYLIETLPEAPVAQAIGCEICLIEVEIPSSTTALINRILGKSCTDKS from the coding sequence ATGATTTCAGGTGTTTATACTTTGACGGAACTTGAGGATGCGATCGCTGCTGACCCCCTGCTGTGGCGACCTTTGGTGTTTACTAATGGCTGCTTTGATATTATCCACGCGGGTCATGTCCGATATTTGCAGGCGGCGAAAGCTTTGGGGCGATCGCTCGTAGTAGGTTTAAATAGCGATGCTAGCGTCCAAGCTATCAAACCGCAACAGCTTGGTTCTCCTTCCCGCCCCATTGTACCGGAAAGGCAGCGGGCAGAAGTATTGGCGGCATTAAAACCAGTAGCAGCAGTGGTAATTTTTGCCGATCCTACGGCTAATAAATTGATAGAGAGGCTGAAGCCAAATATTTATGTTAAAGGCGGTGACTACCTAATTGAAACTTTGCCGGAAGCCCCAGTCGCACAAGCTATCGGCTGTGAGATTTGTTTGATCGAAGTCGAGATTCCTAGTTCTACAACTGCCCTAATTAACCGTATTTTGGGGAAGAGCTGTACAGATAAAAGTTAA
- a CDS encoding PP2C family protein-serine/threonine phosphatase produces the protein MKRSFAGKTDTGLVRSVNQDSYHIDPEGRFFIVADGMGGHAGGQEASRIATQAIQSYLNEHWNSPQESSELLEKAFLAANQAILQDQQKHIERSDMGTTAVAVIFRQEGEPWFANIGDSRLYRFRGAELQQITEDQTWVAQAVKRKALTPDQARSHPWRHVLSQCLGREDLGQIEISTMDVKPGDRLLLCSDGLTEELSDSLIASPLKSIRACEKAATALVNAAKDKGGRDNITVVIVAIDMLK, from the coding sequence ATGAAACGCTCTTTCGCAGGTAAGACAGACACAGGGCTGGTTCGTTCCGTTAATCAAGATTCTTACCACATCGACCCGGAGGGGCGATTTTTCATAGTGGCGGATGGTATGGGAGGACACGCAGGCGGCCAAGAGGCTAGCCGGATTGCTACCCAAGCGATACAGTCCTATCTCAACGAACACTGGAATAGCCCGCAGGAGTCTTCAGAGTTACTGGAAAAAGCTTTTTTAGCAGCTAATCAGGCAATTTTGCAAGATCAACAAAAGCACATAGAACGCTCCGATATGGGAACTACTGCGGTAGCGGTAATTTTTCGCCAAGAGGGAGAACCTTGGTTCGCTAATATTGGTGACTCTCGCCTCTATCGATTCCGGGGAGCGGAACTTCAACAAATTACTGAAGATCAGACTTGGGTAGCCCAAGCTGTGAAAAGAAAGGCTCTGACTCCAGATCAAGCTCGGAGTCATCCCTGGCGGCACGTTTTATCACAGTGCTTGGGCCGGGAAGATTTGGGTCAAATTGAGATCTCAACTATGGATGTGAAGCCAGGAGATCGCTTACTGCTGTGTAGTGATGGTTTAACTGAGGAACTGTCTGACTCTTTGATCGCTTCCCCTCTGAAATCGATTCGTGCTTGTGAAAAGGCAGCGACAGCTCTGGTGAATGCTGCTAAGGATAAGGGAGGGCGTGATAATATTACGGTGGTGATTGTAGCAATTGATATGCTTAAATAA
- a CDS encoding glycosyltransferase family 2 protein, producing MFSIYILTYNEEIDIAACIESAILSDDIIVIDSFSTDRTIEIVRRYPVQIVQHAFETHGKQRTWMLEEVPTKYEWVYILEADERMTSELFNECSEAIKNQNYIGYYVAERVIFMERWIRRSTQYPRHQMRLFRKDKVRFGDYGHAEREICDGPTSFLKETYPHYTCSKGISRWIEKHNRYSTDEAAEILRQLEAGKVNWWDLFFGATEVNRRRALKDISLRLPLRPLVRFFYMYFLLGGFLDGQPGFAWCTLQAFYEYLISIKVWEMRNMPLPKLDASGKQLSGEETKLELQRKEPQSNPSVF from the coding sequence ATGTTCTCAATTTATATTCTGACTTACAACGAAGAAATTGACATCGCCGCTTGCATTGAATCGGCGATTCTGTCGGATGACATCATTGTAATTGACTCTTTCAGCACCGATCGCACCATTGAAATAGTCCGCCGCTATCCCGTGCAAATCGTGCAACACGCCTTTGAAACTCACGGGAAGCAGCGGACTTGGATGCTAGAAGAAGTACCCACTAAATACGAATGGGTTTACATTCTCGAAGCAGATGAACGGATGACCTCAGAACTTTTTAATGAATGTTCTGAAGCTATAAAAAATCAGAACTACATCGGTTATTATGTCGCAGAGCGGGTAATATTTATGGAGCGGTGGATTCGCCGCAGCACGCAATATCCTCGCCATCAAATGCGCCTATTTCGCAAAGATAAAGTCCGGTTTGGGGATTACGGTCACGCCGAACGAGAAATTTGCGACGGCCCTACTAGCTTTTTAAAAGAAACCTATCCGCACTATACCTGTAGCAAAGGTATTTCCCGCTGGATTGAGAAACACAATCGCTATTCTACTGACGAAGCCGCAGAAATTTTACGCCAATTAGAAGCGGGTAAAGTCAATTGGTGGGATTTGTTTTTTGGGGCCACTGAAGTAAACAGGCGTAGAGCTTTAAAGGACATCTCTTTGCGTTTGCCTTTAAGACCGTTAGTGCGCTTTTTCTATATGTATTTTTTGCTGGGTGGGTTTCTGGATGGTCAACCGGGATTTGCTTGGTGTACGCTACAAGCTTTCTATGAATATCTAATATCAATTAAAGTTTGGGAAATGAGAAATATGCCTTTGCCAAAGTTAGATGCTAGTGGTAAACAGCTTTCTGGCGAAGAAACTAAGTTAGAATTGCAGAGGAAAGAACCGCAATCAAATCCATCGGTTTTTTAA